From the Rhea pennata isolate bPtePen1 chromosome 1, bPtePen1.pri, whole genome shotgun sequence genome, the window TCTGAAGTAGACAGGGACTGTTGTATTTTCCTACTTCCTCAGACCATCAGTCTCCAAACTAAGAGAAAGATTTGAAAGCTCTAGATCACTTCCTGATTTGCTTAAACAAGCTGGTTTTGGTAAGCTATTGGCAAACACATGCTTTAATGAGGAAAGACTTTCTCATTCTATATCCACTTGAAGTGGTCCCCTCCATGTTGGAGGTGTGTTTGAAAAAAAGTGTACAAAGATAATCGGCTATGTAATACTTAAAGTTTGTATTCCATGCAGTTAGTATTTTCTGAGAATTAATCTTCCTTGATTATCTTAAAGCCTGGGTTATACTGATGCTACTATTGAACAGAGAAAGGGTCTGGAGGTCATTCTTTGTCTGTAATGTAGGCTTGTTGTGTCTCAGACAAAGGTGACTGAAACACCTGCTGAAAATCCTGCTCCAGTGACTGAGCAGAGTGGTGCTGAATAATGTCCGGCTCCCCAGACACCTTTACCATCCCTCAGGTGAGTCATAGTTTCAGTTGGAGAACAGGACCTAACACTATGTATGCTTCTAGGACTCTGGAGCACCTGTCTGGCTACATACTCCTATGCATGAGACAGTTGCAATAGCTTTTGCATCTTATATGGGCAACCCAAGAACTTTGtttctattctgctttttttctcttctctgcttctttgtaTTCATCATAAAGTAAATATCTGTAGAAGATTTTGCTTCATCTATCTGATCTGTTTTAAGGGGGTGTTCCTAACTGGTGTATAATACTGGCATCTGTTGGTGAGCTGGTGCTGTTTTACTTTAGGAGGATGCTGTACTCCTAACTTGTAGATGGATAAGCATGACTTGGCTTATTCTGTAAGTTCTTCATCTGAAATCCCACCCAATGGGCAGCTCTGTTCTCTAGTCCAGTGTGTCTCACATTTCTATTTCCTATTAGAAATGAAACCTCAAGCAAACTGCATGTTACAATTTGATTCTTCTACAGGTGTCCTAAAATGCAACTAAAAACACCAAAGAAACATTCAAGCAATAAATTGTCAACAATGATGAGAAAGTAAAGatttaaaacactgaaacttGAGAGAGAGAACTTACCAGCAGCTGACATCCAGGGAACGCCTGCAAGATAGATGCATCAAGAAAGAAAGTGAGATTCAGAAAGAGCAACCTCCCCAGTTTCAACAGCaactgtggggtttttttgatttGGGTTTTTATTAAGAATTTCACTGTTTCACTAGCATtgaatttttcaatttttcttctggtatcaaactgcaaaggggaaaaaacccaaccaaagaactgaaattgaaatcaaatgcttttttttattggaTGCTGGTGCTAAACCTCCCAAGTGTGATGAggttgtccttttttttttttctgtgcccGTCCTGTTCATTGCAGGACATGGGGAGGAGAAACCTACGCTTTCCTTGGTAAGATCTGTTTGAAACTGTGCAGTATGGGTGACGTTCCTTACAAATAAAAGTGATTTCAActacaaaaaagcaaactataTTGAAGTGTTTGTTCATGTTTACTTCTAAAACTGAatgattattttgctgttttagcACTTTGATATCAGAATTAAACCTGTCTTAATATGGGTTGGCATGTTTTGCCTAAAGCCATGCTGGATGCTATCTGTACAAGGATGTGGCTGGATTATTGGATCTACTTCAAGCCAGAGCACTTTCCATAAGGAAATTATGCAGCATAGCAATAATCCACACCCTTCTCTTTGATTCTGTAGTTCATTAAggcttgtgggttttttttctatcatcttGTAGCAGTAGTTTGGGGATTGAGTGGGTTATTGGGATGTTGCTTTCCTTGTTTTGCTAGGTTTTATGGACTCTATACAAACTTTGGGGTTCCTCACCACTCAAAAAGACAGTAGGTTTAATTGCCATTTTATTTAAGCTTCAGTTTCAAATACAGGTAGTAAATTTTTATTAGCCCCTTCACTTGTCCTTACTTGGAACCTGTAATATCTTTGTACTTGAGCCATCTTGTGCTGATGAGTGTCAGACTTTTAACTGTCTTAATGGTCTTCCCTAAAACTTGGATGTCTTACCTACTTTCAGCTGCTGAATGTGGGTGCTTTTCTTCAGCTACCTtgttgcatgcttttttttccctctgatccACCATTTCTCATATTCCTTTCTTGCAGTTGCTGTTATCTGAATCTTAGATTTTATATTCTAGTTTCCCTTAAACACTTCATGTTCTTAGCTACCTGATCTTTACCCAGCCTTTACTGAATAAGCCTTCATATAAGCCATCTTGGTGTGGCATTGTATAACTGTAAGTATGAGAGTAGGGAGATTCATGGAGGGTAGTTGCTGTCTCTGATTTCCCTGTTCTGCTCCACTATTGTGGAGATGGTTTAATAAGCAAAAATCATATCAGGTTCTCTGGACACCACATTCTCATATTACTCCTCAAGAAATACTGAGTGGGGGAAGGAAAGGCAGTGTGAGGTGGGCTTCAAAGCATTTCCTTCCAGCTTCTGGAAAAGTAAGGAATGATGTTTTTCTATTCCCTTGCATCCTGTTGCCTTTGTATGCTCCTTGCCTAGGGGCTAAGCAATATGTTATACTGCTTACAGCTGgcttgctgcttcctgcttgCTTTAGAAATGAATTAAGAAATCTTAGTAAGATGTGAAGTGGAAACTACAGGACTCTGTTCCAGAAAGTCAGAAGTGGTATGTATACTTCTGGTATGTATACTTCTGAATTCACTGTGACACTAGCCTGTTAACATAACCTATTGCAACACTGGATCACTTATCCAGCAGTTCTGAAAGTGCAGTTGTATATGGACTGTTGTGAAACTAGTAAATTTCTGCACCAGATCTGCTAGGATGTAGACTTGAGAAGGTGTGGAGGTAATGTGGTACTCAATCAGTTGTGTGAGTTGTCCCACCACAAGTCCATGATTCTAGTGAAATTGTAGCCCTGTAATGTGCACAGCCTTCTAATTACTCCTGTTTGCTTCCTATGCTGCTTGCATTAGTGTAAAGGCATTTCAGAGAAGCACCCTGGTGTGCTGACCTCATAGAAAGGTCATGAGGGCTTTCCCCATAATGTGGACCCATAGGTATATGTGCATATGTTTGGGGTATTTCCACTTTAGCCCTGTTGATTAGGATGTCCAGAACCAGTCCACCACTACTTACTTGATTGTTGGTcactttttctcccccctccacTGTCATTGTTAACCTctgcaaaaaatgcatttgatcaGATTGAATCAGTGGTTGACAAAAGTGGTTGACTTGCTATCTTCATTCTATGAAAGAAGAGACTGAAGGAGATGCAAGTAATTTCctaatattttggttttatttccagTAACTCGTTCTTAACTTTGTGATAGTAGAAAAGGAATCTGCATAGAACAGAAACCTACAGTTGGGATAATTCTCCCTTCTACCTGAATTTCTACTTACGAAAATTTAGGTCCAACTTTTAGAAGGCCAGAGTACTTAGATGTCTCAAGCTGGGCACAAAGATTGGTTGTTGCTTATGAAGTTACTTGTTCTCTTATATGAGCTGAACTTtggctgaaagaaaatgaaattggtGCTCAGTATAAGTCAGCTATTTAACAATTGTGGTGCTTGTGTACCTAGAATGCAGTTGCTTATTTGTTTCAAGTAATACCTCAGATGAGTGCGTGCTTTAGTGTGTtattctggggggggggggggggggaggggggctaCAAGGATTTTAAATTTGTGAAGTAATTAGTGTGGTTTCTGTGATAAGTTCATTCTTATTCAACCATCCTTTTATAGGTACTTACAGTAGCTGTGTAATCAgtgtatttttgtaatatacTTTCTACCTGACTGTATCTAGGCCTTTTGCTTGTAAATATTGCAGTTCACTGTTACTTGGCCACAAAAACATTTGCTGCTGTTCATAATTCTGTGGGAGGATAAAGAAGGGAAAAGTACTGTAGGGCCCTCACCTGTATACACTGACACTCTTAAAACTGAGTATCTTGTGATCACAAGATACTCAAGTATTTTATCCTGTAAATTCCTACATTGATCAATACTGGAACTCATGCATTTCTTATCCACTTTCATTGGATGATTGTGTGCAAATATAATGTGCCTTAAGTGACACAGACTTTGACTGTAGACCAAAACTCTTGAAATAGTGTCTTTTATGTAGAATTTCATTTTGGTTGCAGGGCAAGCCAAATGCATTATTTCATGCTTATTTGCAGATTGGGGGCACATACTTGATGTGGTAGTAGAATACTAGAATGAACTTGCATGTGATTTGAATAGCAAGAGTTGTAATGACCCTAACAGCTCTAGAATGCTGTTCTAGCTCTGTTACTAGCTCTGCAAACCCTTAATTTGCAAAACCTGGGAAATCTGATGAAGATGAAAGGCTATTTAAGTTCTATTTCCATTACTTGTTGctgcagtgtgttttttttttttttttttaagtccattTGAGAGCCTAAGTTCAAAACCACAGCCATAGAAGTTATCCTCTCTGCTAGCTTGGCTTGATGGAGGCTGGTTTCTAGCCTTCAGCATCACCATGAATTTATGGCAAGAAAGTATCTGTTTTGAGATCCTCATACATattttgggtggtggtggtggaggaaataaaataaataacctcCCCTCATAACTCATTGTGTAAAGACCAGCCAAGCAGTGGCTGGGATGTTTGTGTTCCTCTTGAGCAAGGGAGGTAACAGGCTTTTGAAGCTGTCAGGGGTGGCAGCTTGAACTCTTCATTTTATGCTATTTGAAATAGTGATGAAGTGCAGCTGTGATTCTATGTAAGACTTAGAGGCAGAGAATGATGCACAGTACATAAAATTGATCTTGATGACTTAAAAGTGATTATTGATCTCATCAGCTAGTGAGTGGCCTTACTATTTTAAGGTTTTAAAATCTTACGGGAAAGACCTGCAGGTTAGACTACTACTTCAGGCTCAATTCTGACAAGTATTGAGATGCTTAAGTTTACATCTGAAATGCAGAGTTCCCATAACCCCTtctcagttctgttttcttccagagaGAAGGGCAGAGTTTCAACCATCAATTTCCTTGGTGTCTTCATATCTGCTTTTTAGCCAAGTCTTGTCAGTTTCCTGTTAAACTCCAAACAGTGCTGAGAATCCAGAAAGCTGTAGCAATCTGTAGATAACTGCAGAGCGTACCCAGTTCACAAAGTGGAGTTCATTGAGTAAGATAAAGCTAAGCTGCTACAGCCAATTCTCATTATAAAAGTCTTCTGTGATGGTTGATTAACAAATGTCAGCCTAGCAATCCTGATTATTAGAGTTTTAGGTTATGTGAGCACTAGATGGAGCTGTTGCTTCACATTCTTATTGTAAAATGCATTGGCTTCCTGTCACAGAGGTGGGTAAGAATTTTTATGTGGGCTATCTGATTTCTGTTGCAAGTCAGAAGTACCTAGTTGGACTAAAGTTTAATAGATAGTAAGatgtttggggggaaaaaacacagtCCCCACAAACTGATTCTCAATATAACACCCCACCTCCCCAAATAAACctagatttttctgaaaagtatacagataaaataaaatgtataataaTCTTGCCATATAGTATTTCAAGGAATTATGTACTGCTCTTACCCTGATGCATCCCTCTGATTCTTTTCCAGTTGACATTGTATAGCTGGGAAGGaaagcttgggggggggggggggggggagacagTCCTAGCCTACTCAGCCAGCCAGAGTATCCAGGCAATGCACATGCTGTAGTCCTAACTGCAGACTTTGATTCTCTCCTCCCAAACTCTGTCACTGCTGCTCATCATAATTAAGTGTTAAGCTTCTTTCTGTGGTTGCTAGactgaaaactttcagaaataagaaaaaggatgGCACAGACAAAAGATTTTTATGGGTATCCCTAATGCTCTTTCTCTGAACTCATTCTACTCCTTCACAGAGGGTAGActtaaaatgttactttcaGTGTCTGTCCTGGAGGATAAATTGTGTAGTTAGTAGCCTAATGCTTATCTGCTTCTTGATGAGGAAGAAATTTAAGGTACTCTTCTGCCTTAGTGGTTATACAGAAAAAGATTCCTTTTCAAAACTTGGAAAGGAAGAGTTGTGAAGTACTGAGACTCgaggactgaaaaaaatgttaccagATACCTCTTTCCAAAGCAATTACATTCTCTAATTTATGGCCTTTCACTCTAGAGAAACACTGTATTCTGAAAGATTAATTCAGTGTAACCTTTCAGTTGCAGGAAACTAGGttcaatttattttagtttagaaGGGTCTTACAGATATAGCTTTACTGAATATCACACAGGAGTccttaataaattaaaatgtttagaaGTATTGTTTTCAAGCAATATTCTCTATTCTGAACAGGACTGCTGGAtgcaaaaaatctttcttataACATTGGCCACTTCATTTATATTCCCAATAGAAGCAGAGCTACTTTGAAAATTTGTAGTCAATGTTGAGTGCTTAGCACTTGATGGCCAAAGGTATCACAAAATCACACAATTTATTAGATCCCTACAAAAATTGCTGAAGACAGTGCTTCTTCAAAGGCATTTAGTTTTCAATACAGAATTAAAGAATGAAGGCAATGTAGTGTTGTGAAAAGGTACTGAAGTGACAATATGCCATTGCCCTAATTCTGGCAGGAAAGAAGACCTACCTGCTACTAGGAAAGTCAAAAGCAGGGGTCAAAATTAGTCTTTTACCCATTGTGTCTCTGGAAACACTTGATAGCATTGTAAATAAAACCGGTGAAATTAGTTACTTGATTCtcatttcataaaacaaaaacactttttcctgtGAATTGAGATCAGCTAGTTTCAAGAAAGTACTTAAGATTAATAATTAAGCAAACTTGATAGATCCTTTAGAAGTGATTTAAATCATGAAGTGTCCTTTAAAGGAGATCAGGATGTCATTGCTTGCTACATGGTCCTTACTAGAAATCAGCTTGTTAAAGAGACTAACTTTAATGAAAGGAGCGTTTCCTTTCATCAAAAGTTAGTGGTCTTCCATCTCTGGTAGAACACTCATCTTGTCTGCATGCCACAACGTGGTAATCTGTATCTTGACAAAAGTCACTTTTGACTGTAGTACTCCCTGCACAGTAGGAACATACTGAGAATAGTATTTTGGAATATAGTTTGCTTGGTTTCTGCAGCAGTACCACAGATTATTGCTGTGGCTTCAGTGGTGATCATATTGTAGTGGTCACTACTGTACACCACTGTATAGACTGTGATTGTAAACAGTCTAGATGTATTATCTTTGAAGTAAGATGGAGCAATCTTTCTGGGAAAACTGGTCCAAAGAAATGGTTAAAATCCAAGGAAATAGAACAACTACAGATATGTTACCTAAATCAAATTGTGTAACAGAGCATCTAGTAGGCAATTCCCTATCAAAGTAACACAGATCAACATGCAATACAgaatttcagctatttttcatttggaaaaacagttcttcagtttttcttgaaAGGCATATGCTAGTGTAATACAACTGCAATGGTCcactgaaccaaaaaaaaaaaaaaaaaaaaacttttacagGGGACAAAGAATTCCAAGTACAAAGCAAGTGTGATCTTTCAGGAACAATGACACAGAATGTATATGCACAAATGCTTCAAGGGCTACAAATGAGCATAGTAAAAACAGACAAACTGTTACCTTTCAGTTTCAACAATATATATGTCCACTCATCAAACAACAACCATAGATACAGCCACATATGCAGTTCTCAGAAAGATGAAAGTCAATCAATTTTCCATGGTGTTTGTGAATCCTTCAGGACCAGAAAACAaagcgaaaaaaaaaagagagagagaatgattCTCCAAGGGATATAATTCTGCCAACATGATTGAAAtcaatttattcatttttttgctcttcacaTTTAGATTCCTTCAGCACCTCTTGCcatttcttctccatctcttcTTTGCAGTTCAGGAAGGCATCTTCCAGTCGCCTCATGGAGTTGGCCAGGTCTGGGTTTGTACGCATTACTACCATGTCATAAGCCATCCAAGTTGCCTGCACTATAAGAAACCTAATAGATATTACCAAGCCAGCAATAttaccactaaaaaaaaaaaaaggaagattcaATAAAAGTTAAAAGGACATTAGTGATGATCAGTTTAAATCTGTCTGAGCAGGCCTGCAACATAGTAGCTAGTATTATTCAGGAGTAAATGGATAtgtattattactttttttataaatatctcaaaatgcttcagaatgaaatatatttgttacTGATATTAGAAATGAGAGACTGAAACTGTTACATAAAATTTACAACAATATATGCAATCAAAAAGAAGGATGCAACAGacttttaaattctctttcaaGACCTGTAACAGTCAGGAGACTAGTGTTaggtaaggaaaggaaaagcagaaggcCACAGCAAGGTGATGAATGATTTAAAGAACAAGTTAAATCATGAGCCAGAATCTGAAAAAATGAGTATCTGACAAAGCACAAAAAGTAGTTTTAGcaattttttcat encodes:
- the SYCE3 gene encoding synaptonemal complex central element protein 3 isoform X2 is translated as MAKSEPQERNYDNMVKMVEDLNKDLEKLLEEMEKLSVQATWMAYDMVVMRTNPDLANSMRRLEDAFLNCKEEMEKKWQEVLKESKCEEQKNE
- the SYCE3 gene encoding synaptonemal complex central element protein 3 isoform X1; the encoded protein is MGAEFGGGAEMAKSEPQERNYDNMVKMVEDLNKDLEKLLEEMEKLSVQATWMAYDMVVMRTNPDLANSMRRLEDAFLNCKEEMEKKWQEVLKESKCEEQKNE